One Babylonia areolata isolate BAREFJ2019XMU chromosome 27, ASM4173473v1, whole genome shotgun sequence DNA window includes the following coding sequences:
- the LOC143301437 gene encoding trypsin-2-like — MYAAVVFALALAHYAAAGESPEERVVNGYVVDPPNSFPWQLSLKSNGYHICGAVVYNSRYVITAAHCVEGGSASRYQVACGAHDIYAHEPDRQTVQVAAITIHPKYRYTTRYAFPNDIAVLRLSTPLSLNAKCQAAKLDTGTDFSNNPAVITGWGRLAGGGATPRKLKRGDVEALSRSKCRSYSYYIHDDYHVCLKDLGDRYYGGCNGDSGGPAQVNNVVIGLASFVFGSCHTSYPTVYTRVSTYTDWIRDTVATMG; from the exons ATGTATGCAGCAGTCGTTTTCGCCCTCGCTCTGGCTCACTATGCCGCAGCAG GTGAGAGTCCCGAGGAACGGGTGGTGAACGGGTACGTGGTGGACCCCCCCAACTCCTTCCCCTGGCAGCTGTCCCTGAAATCGAATGGCTACCACATCTGCGGCGCCGTGGTCTACAACAGCAGATACGTCATCACTGCCGCGCATTGCGTGGAGGGTGGCAGCGC GAGCAGGTATCAGGTGGCTTGTGGTGCCCATGATATCTACGCTCATGAACCAGACCGTCAGACTGTCCAAGTGGCCGCGATTACAATT CACCCCAAGTACCGCTACACCACACGCTACGCTTTCCCCAACGACATCGCCGTGCTGCGCCTGTCCACCCCTCTGTCCCTCAACGCCAAGTGTCAGGCCGCTAAACTGGACACCGGCACTGACTTCAGCAACAACCCGGCCGTCATCACTGGCTGGGGCCGCCTGG CTGGGGGAGGCGCGACGCCCAGAAAACTGAAGCGTGGCGACGTGGAGGCGCTGTCCCGCAGCAAATGCAGGTCCTACTCTTACTACATCCATGATGACTACCACGTCTGTCTCAAGGACCTCGGCGACCGCTACTACGGGGGCTGCAAT GGTGACAGCGGGGGACCGGCCCAGGTGAACAACGTGGTCATTGGTCTGGCCAGCTTCGTGTTCGGCAGCTGCCATACCTC ctACCCGACTGTGTACACGAGGGTCAGCACCTACACAGACTGGATCCGCGACACAGTCGCCACCATGGGCTGA